In Sutterella faecalis, a genomic segment contains:
- a CDS encoding flavocytochrome c, with product MNPQSRRQFLTRSAGAALGAAALAPFAAHPAHAAPTNSKWDEEVDVIVVGTGIAGTIAAIAAAEKGSKVLMLEKMSFPGGTSLVSGLDFACVGSPLQKEKGVKDAPELLAGDMAKVSGGFGSYERALLMAQTTARVEAFLTAHGVKWDGRLLKLGGHSVARGLSAQGGGAGMLSALWSWMKAHSDIQIRTKCRAEEVLLNEKGEASGLRVREGYVFSRNADDDWANSTGVMKTIRARQAVVFATGGYAQDKAFRSSEVPFLAGVVSTTNAGATAGSLKMLEAAGAQAVQLSLFRFAYPLPTEDMIWGMLIDPATGRRFMSEGETRNTLASAVLQHRLRNGDRKPFIVWDEKALKKFHNMKRLEQSLADKNGIDGAILKFTSLDELAKHYSTDGKALQESLVKYNELIAGGRDTEFNKPMERSGRKVEPLSAEGPFYTMVVTPRLNYTPGGIRTNEKAQAIRLRDGAPIPRLYVAGEASGGLHGQERLTACSMPDCSSFGLIAGENAAAEKRS from the coding sequence ATGAACCCGCAGTCCCGCCGCCAGTTTCTCACCCGTTCAGCCGGAGCCGCTCTCGGCGCCGCCGCTCTCGCGCCCTTTGCCGCGCATCCCGCGCACGCCGCGCCGACTAATAGCAAATGGGACGAAGAAGTCGACGTGATCGTGGTCGGCACGGGCATCGCCGGGACGATTGCGGCCATTGCCGCAGCGGAAAAAGGCTCCAAAGTCCTGATGCTCGAAAAAATGTCCTTTCCCGGCGGCACGTCTCTCGTGTCCGGCCTCGACTTTGCCTGCGTCGGCTCGCCGCTTCAGAAGGAAAAAGGCGTCAAGGACGCTCCAGAACTCCTCGCAGGCGACATGGCGAAGGTTTCGGGCGGCTTCGGAAGCTATGAACGCGCGCTCCTCATGGCGCAGACCACCGCCCGCGTGGAAGCCTTCCTCACGGCTCACGGCGTCAAATGGGACGGGCGTCTTCTCAAGCTTGGCGGCCACAGCGTCGCGCGCGGCCTTTCCGCCCAGGGCGGCGGCGCCGGCATGCTTTCCGCGCTCTGGAGCTGGATGAAGGCGCATTCGGACATTCAGATCCGCACGAAGTGCCGCGCCGAGGAAGTGCTTTTGAATGAAAAGGGAGAAGCCTCAGGCCTCCGGGTTCGCGAAGGTTATGTTTTCTCGCGCAATGCGGACGACGACTGGGCGAATTCGACCGGCGTCATGAAGACGATCCGCGCCCGCCAGGCAGTTGTTTTCGCGACCGGCGGCTATGCCCAGGACAAGGCCTTCCGCTCGTCCGAGGTTCCCTTCCTCGCAGGCGTTGTATCGACCACCAATGCGGGCGCCACGGCCGGATCCCTCAAGATGCTCGAGGCGGCCGGCGCTCAGGCCGTGCAGCTTTCGCTTTTCCGCTTTGCCTATCCGCTCCCGACCGAAGACATGATCTGGGGCATGCTCATCGATCCCGCCACCGGACGCCGCTTCATGAGCGAAGGCGAAACGCGCAATACGCTCGCGAGCGCCGTTCTCCAGCATCGTCTGCGCAACGGCGACCGCAAGCCCTTCATCGTCTGGGACGAAAAGGCGCTTAAAAAATTCCACAACATGAAGCGCCTCGAGCAAAGCCTCGCCGACAAGAACGGCATCGACGGCGCGATTCTCAAGTTTACGTCGCTCGACGAACTCGCAAAGCACTACAGCACCGACGGCAAGGCGCTCCAGGAGAGCCTCGTCAAATACAACGAGCTGATTGCAGGCGGCAGGGACACCGAGTTCAACAAGCCCATGGAGCGCTCCGGGCGCAAGGTGGAGCCGCTCTCGGCCGAAGGCCCCTTCTACACGATGGTCGTGACGCCGCGGCTCAACTACACGCCGGGCGGCATCCGCACCAACGAAAAGGCTCAGGCAATCCGCCTTCGCGACGGCGCTCCGATTCCGAGACTCTATGTTGCGGGCGAAGCGTCGGGCGGCCTTCACGGGCAGGAGCGCCTCACGGCCTGCTCCATGCCGGACTGCTCCTCCTTCGGCCTGATTGCAGGGGAAAACGCGGCTGCTGAAAAGCGCAGCTGA
- a CDS encoding response regulator transcription factor, translating into MTTSSPHAARPLILIIDDESRIRRLVAANLETLGYDTAQAADGEIGFQIWERLDPKPQLIVLDLMMPGMDGFAFLQKLREESEVPVILLTARSELSDKTKCLSAGADDYLVKPFAMEELAARIAAVLRRTSARASAANRSSRAEEFVNGPLILVPEKRECRWGTTPIRLSDTEFRLLLALVKHPGAVIAHDALIREVWGAEHLGELSLLRVAFARIRRKLSDAGADGSVISSYSGVGYVITDLSESFD; encoded by the coding sequence ATGACAACTTCCAGTCCCCACGCCGCCCGCCCGCTCATCCTCATCATCGACGACGAAAGCCGAATCCGGCGGCTCGTCGCGGCCAATCTCGAAACGCTCGGCTACGACACGGCTCAGGCCGCTGACGGCGAAATTGGGTTTCAGATCTGGGAACGCCTTGACCCGAAGCCGCAGCTCATCGTGCTCGACCTGATGATGCCCGGCATGGACGGGTTTGCCTTTCTTCAGAAGCTTCGGGAGGAAAGCGAGGTGCCCGTCATTCTGCTTACGGCCCGTTCGGAACTCTCAGACAAAACCAAATGCCTGAGCGCCGGTGCCGACGACTACCTGGTAAAGCCCTTTGCCATGGAGGAGCTTGCGGCGCGCATTGCGGCGGTATTAAGAAGGACTTCCGCCAGGGCCTCTGCGGCAAACAGATCTTCCCGCGCAGAGGAATTCGTCAACGGCCCGCTCATTCTGGTCCCTGAAAAACGCGAATGCCGGTGGGGAACCACGCCCATCCGTCTTTCCGACACGGAATTCCGGCTCCTTCTTGCGCTCGTGAAGCACCCGGGCGCCGTCATTGCGCACGACGCCTTGATCCGGGAGGTCTGGGGAGCCGAGCACCTGGGCGAACTTTCGCTCCTGCGCGTCGCCTTTGCCCGCATCCGCAGGAAGCTCTCGGATGCCGGCGCCGACGGTTCCGTCATCTCTTCATACTCCGGCGTCGGCTACGTCATTACCGACCTTTCGGAATCCTTCGATTGA
- a CDS encoding sensor histidine kinase, with product MQFRKALTAATAAVAIIPIVVLAAFEWRNVVSEMDALEKRQRMTAERIAEAINARLSSALELMLLAASELPELASIEARDRTLSHIARAEPAFLNLHFDTPEGISRGFHPLLNPAGVPNNGVDHRGRRHWKERRTDAPYWISASFEATGAADERIVNIGAQARTRTGELAGFAVCALDLKKFAALAAEYENPGDAIWITDSKGGILYASRGLESAPISTFEALIPEESPTSPGPIPFQAAQGQKVLEGWFAQTGLSGDWRVMVAKPNALRQMELTGIVLRSLLLILFVLGASGLAGMLARRPIEKALFKLQSQVAAARPEPLSCERIHSLAEFEALQNEFGLLMKRLSIARAEIESVNRHLADEVARQTKALRTQMEMLSRIFESLADGLLLLDQEGVIVWANHRAERLFAASASGKILGSAAGTLVAQCFRAGNKAPEPEAVLSGGTHRLQLKSASGEHFLDVTAFPIEGGDRFARGILIHDATDAARMETLKENLIGVVAHELKTPLAAIALSAETLTRRDAGWSEEFEDDLLQGMQREVGALQQLISDWLDVARIDGGTFIIQKRIVQLKPIILRAQKRVRALGPAQIRITIDPDAECVNVDPDRFLQLLTNLLSNSVRYRAQERECIIEVHAETKHSELLLSVSDNGIGIPEGEEKRIFDRFYQVNMGMRRRSGGTGLGLVISLAIVRAHGGTIEVASTPHVGSTFTVRIPY from the coding sequence ATGCAGTTTCGCAAAGCGCTCACTGCCGCCACGGCTGCCGTAGCCATCATTCCCATCGTCGTGCTTGCCGCCTTCGAGTGGAGGAACGTCGTCAGCGAAATGGATGCGCTCGAAAAGAGGCAGAGAATGACAGCCGAGCGCATTGCAGAGGCGATCAACGCGAGGCTTTCCTCTGCGCTCGAACTCATGCTTCTCGCGGCCTCGGAATTGCCGGAACTCGCTTCTATCGAGGCAAGAGACAGAACGCTCTCCCATATCGCCCGCGCCGAACCGGCCTTTCTCAATCTGCATTTCGACACGCCCGAAGGCATCTCAAGGGGCTTTCATCCGCTTCTCAACCCGGCGGGCGTTCCCAACAACGGCGTGGATCACCGCGGGCGCAGGCACTGGAAGGAACGGCGAACCGATGCGCCCTACTGGATTTCCGCGAGCTTTGAGGCAACAGGCGCGGCGGATGAGCGCATCGTCAACATCGGCGCTCAGGCGCGAACCCGGACAGGCGAACTTGCCGGCTTCGCCGTCTGCGCGCTCGACCTCAAGAAGTTTGCGGCGCTTGCCGCCGAATACGAAAATCCGGGCGACGCAATCTGGATTACCGACAGCAAAGGCGGAATTCTCTATGCTTCCCGCGGGCTTGAATCTGCGCCCATCAGCACTTTTGAGGCGCTTATCCCGGAGGAAAGCCCAACCTCTCCCGGACCGATTCCCTTCCAGGCCGCTCAGGGCCAAAAAGTCCTCGAAGGGTGGTTCGCCCAAACCGGCCTCAGCGGAGACTGGCGCGTCATGGTTGCCAAACCCAATGCGCTGCGTCAGATGGAACTCACCGGAATTGTTCTTCGCAGCCTTCTTCTCATTCTTTTCGTTCTGGGAGCTTCCGGTTTGGCAGGCATGCTCGCACGACGCCCGATTGAAAAGGCGCTCTTCAAGCTTCAAAGTCAGGTAGCGGCCGCGAGACCCGAGCCGCTTTCCTGTGAGCGCATACATTCGCTCGCTGAGTTTGAAGCTCTGCAGAATGAGTTCGGCCTCCTCATGAAGCGGCTCTCCATCGCCCGCGCAGAAATCGAGTCCGTCAACCGCCATCTCGCCGACGAAGTCGCCCGACAGACAAAAGCGCTCAGAACCCAGATGGAAATGCTCTCCAGGATTTTTGAGAGTCTTGCGGACGGGCTTCTTCTTCTCGACCAGGAGGGCGTCATTGTCTGGGCCAATCACCGCGCCGAGCGCCTCTTTGCAGCATCCGCCTCAGGAAAGATCCTCGGCTCAGCTGCCGGGACGCTTGTTGCCCAATGCTTTCGGGCCGGCAATAAGGCGCCAGAACCGGAGGCCGTGCTCTCGGGCGGCACGCATCGGCTTCAGCTCAAATCAGCTTCCGGTGAACATTTTCTCGACGTAACGGCCTTTCCCATTGAGGGAGGAGACCGCTTCGCCCGCGGTATTCTCATTCATGACGCTACGGATGCCGCCAGAATGGAAACCCTCAAGGAGAATCTCATCGGCGTCGTGGCGCATGAGCTCAAAACGCCGCTCGCGGCCATTGCGCTCTCTGCGGAAACCCTGACCCGCAGGGATGCCGGCTGGAGCGAAGAATTTGAGGACGATCTTCTTCAGGGCATGCAGAGAGAAGTCGGGGCGCTCCAGCAGCTGATTTCCGACTGGCTCGATGTGGCGCGCATTGACGGCGGCACCTTCATCATTCAAAAGCGGATCGTGCAGCTGAAGCCCATCATCCTCCGCGCGCAGAAGCGCGTCCGGGCGCTCGGACCGGCGCAAATCCGAATCACCATTGATCCGGACGCCGAGTGCGTCAACGTTGACCCCGACCGCTTCCTGCAGCTCCTCACGAATCTCCTCTCGAACAGCGTCCGCTACCGGGCCCAGGAGCGCGAGTGCATCATTGAAGTTCATGCGGAAACGAAGCATTCCGAGCTTCTCCTCTCCGTTTCCGACAACGGCATCGGCATTCCCGAAGGCGAGGAAAAGAGAATCTTCGACCGTTTCTATCAGGTAAATATGGGCATGCGCAGACGGAGCGGCGGCACCGGCCTCGGGCTCGTCATTTCGCTTGCGATCGTTCGTGCTCACGGCGGAACGATTGAAGTCGCGAGCACGCCTCACGTCGGCAGCACGTTCACCGTCAGAATTCCCTATTGA
- a CDS encoding Fic family protein gives MDEKEFREIEARLLSDKKMALEMTDDIFKKLNEQKPLTPPAVARLRDEMMLENTFDSNAIEGSRLTLRETVLVVKEGVRDGNGFRMKDVLAALGYARGFEVILDLADQEIPCDEDVIKRLHQYVMLGAFPEYCGVWRDHAVRVLGAALKPAGFREIPQKMHDLVAWYQNEDAMHPIEKASRFHAEFETIHPFADGNGRTGRLLLNFMLVREGYWPANIRCQEDRERYYAALYSFQSRGNVDDLTALIAVREAEQLLYCLKIALQPEHARQGRSC, from the coding sequence ATGGATGAAAAGGAATTCAGGGAAATTGAAGCCAGGCTCCTGAGCGACAAGAAGATGGCGTTGGAGATGACGGATGACATTTTCAAAAAGCTCAATGAACAAAAGCCGCTGACTCCGCCGGCTGTCGCCCGTCTCCGCGATGAAATGATGCTGGAAAACACCTTTGATTCCAACGCGATCGAGGGTTCGCGCCTGACTCTGCGGGAAACCGTTCTGGTCGTCAAGGAAGGCGTTAGGGATGGAAATGGGTTCCGCATGAAGGATGTTCTTGCCGCCCTGGGCTACGCTCGTGGCTTTGAGGTGATTTTGGATTTGGCAGATCAAGAGATCCCCTGCGATGAGGACGTGATTAAGCGGCTCCATCAGTACGTCATGCTCGGCGCCTTCCCTGAATATTGCGGCGTTTGGAGGGATCACGCGGTCAGGGTGCTGGGGGCTGCCCTCAAACCGGCCGGGTTTCGGGAGATTCCGCAGAAAATGCACGATCTCGTTGCCTGGTACCAAAATGAAGATGCGATGCATCCGATCGAAAAGGCCTCAAGGTTTCATGCGGAGTTCGAGACGATTCATCCTTTTGCCGACGGCAATGGAAGAACCGGGCGGCTGCTTTTGAATTTCATGCTGGTCCGCGAAGGCTATTGGCCTGCGAATATCCGTTGTCAGGAAGATCGCGAGCGGTATTACGCGGCGCTTTATTCGTTTCAAAGCAGGGGAAATGTTGACGATCTGACGGCGCTGATCGCCGTGAGAGAGGCGGAGCAGCTTTTGTATTGCCTCAAAATCGCTTTGCAGCCGGAACATGCTCGACAGGGCCGTTCCTGTTGA
- a CDS encoding ATP-binding protein yields the protein MDLEDEDLDKALGLVRGSPEGLIPTIAGILILGKERRIRQLLPGAGAVFQHLAGTDVLANEEMPLPLLKGFQALLDRFNARNSETEITQGLARIAIPTFSEQAFREALVNAFCHRDYTILNRVSVRLSDDGLEITSPGGFVSGVSLENLLTVEPHPRNGLLADVLKRLGLAERTGRGIDRIFEGNLLYGRPSPDYSESNSDSVRVFFPKCDPNIPFFQLIIEYQKKLGSRISVQSLIVLSAVLFAKRLNFAGIAAATHIPELRLKRHVETLVEDGLLEARGNGRERDFILSPKFYKAQKRVIEHVRQAGIGAVKNEDLIMQLVQEQGNVTRSDVAALLGVNPQIAYRLLKKLVEDGALVREGAKRLSVYRLA from the coding sequence ATGGATCTCGAAGATGAGGATCTCGACAAAGCGCTGGGGCTGGTCCGTGGCTCTCCCGAAGGCTTGATTCCTACAATAGCGGGGATTCTCATCCTGGGGAAAGAAAGGCGGATTAGACAGCTGCTTCCAGGCGCCGGGGCGGTTTTCCAGCACCTTGCCGGCACAGATGTGCTCGCGAATGAAGAGATGCCGCTGCCACTTCTGAAGGGCTTTCAGGCGCTTCTTGACCGCTTCAATGCAAGAAACAGCGAGACCGAGATTACGCAGGGTCTGGCGCGTATTGCCATTCCGACATTTTCCGAACAGGCGTTTCGCGAGGCGCTCGTCAACGCTTTCTGTCATCGCGACTATACGATCCTCAATCGCGTTTCCGTCCGTCTCTCTGATGACGGACTTGAGATCACGAGCCCTGGCGGTTTCGTTTCCGGTGTGAGTCTTGAGAACCTCCTCACCGTTGAGCCGCATCCGAGAAATGGACTTCTCGCCGACGTGTTGAAGCGCCTCGGATTGGCGGAACGGACAGGCAGAGGCATTGACCGCATCTTTGAAGGGAATCTTCTCTACGGGCGACCGAGCCCCGACTATTCGGAATCGAATTCCGACAGTGTTCGTGTTTTCTTTCCGAAGTGCGATCCTAATATTCCGTTCTTCCAGCTCATCATCGAGTATCAGAAGAAGCTCGGAAGTCGCATCTCCGTTCAAAGCTTAATCGTACTGTCTGCAGTACTCTTTGCCAAACGCCTAAACTTCGCCGGAATCGCCGCTGCGACGCATATCCCGGAATTGAGGTTGAAGCGCCATGTAGAGACGCTGGTCGAAGACGGTCTCCTTGAAGCAAGAGGCAACGGCCGCGAGCGCGACTTTATTTTGAGTCCGAAGTTCTATAAAGCGCAGAAGCGTGTAATTGAGCACGTGCGCCAAGCCGGAATCGGGGCCGTAAAAAATGAGGATCTGATCATGCAACTTGTCCAGGAGCAGGGCAATGTGACGCGCAGTGACGTCGCCGCGCTCCTGGGCGTTAATCCGCAAATAGCCTATCGGCTATTGAAAAAGCTGGTTGAGGACGGTGCTCTCGTCCGTGAAGGTGCCAAGCGTCTGAGCGTCTATCGCTTAGCCTGA
- a CDS encoding C69 family dipeptidase: protein MSMKFKAVAAAVGIALSALTFNAIGCSTVIVGKDVSKTGTIIIGHNEDNGGRILNPQYWVPPQDHAEGEMIKFEPAAASIPQVQHTFGFYWSQTFDPNGASFSDGFVNENGVVIVTNACTGIYEDDVMPTKDGGIGYGIRRLMAERATSARHAIDIAIDLLGKYGYFSEGRTYTVADSKEAWQIAIHQGNTWVARRVKDNEVVYIPNNFMMDRVDATDTENVIVAPGMIERAIKNGRYKPAVPGVYNDFNFRVAVAPAERRAAGYNLSRNNLAWKKLIGQDITDPEKFPYSTTQSKKMGVEEVEDLLRTHEPQIGDDPGWYHHQGIGLCRPTTHESGVYVLDKNPLLITGYRTMARPCETPYVPFFPLAAPAKAAAFMSWEKATAEHFKGTPELFSFNPDWQSFRFVELANIVDYNRDAFKDNTKFINGLEKTWMKDAAAAKAQAAALLGFSEEKARAYLHAFNAEAFDKAQYAVGEEARKLMPHEVAVLADTINPKSEKTVDVVLYSDAKLDASKIDLSRTHAGVGRSSIGTTGVVSALAKPVKHEVKDMNGDGKKDMVLTFKASEIAQNMIPGATYDIWLYTMDGKKRVAGFDTALIEPDGYKPVKAKSETHDR from the coding sequence ATGTCAATGAAATTCAAGGCAGTCGCCGCCGCCGTCGGGATTGCGCTCAGCGCGCTCACCTTCAATGCGATCGGCTGCTCGACCGTCATCGTCGGCAAGGACGTGAGCAAGACGGGCACAATCATCATCGGCCACAACGAAGACAACGGCGGCCGCATTCTGAACCCGCAGTACTGGGTGCCGCCGCAGGATCATGCAGAGGGCGAAATGATCAAGTTCGAGCCCGCCGCCGCCTCAATCCCGCAGGTCCAGCATACTTTCGGCTTCTATTGGTCTCAGACCTTTGATCCCAACGGCGCTTCCTTCTCGGACGGCTTCGTCAATGAAAACGGCGTCGTGATCGTGACGAACGCCTGCACGGGGATCTACGAGGACGACGTCATGCCGACCAAGGACGGCGGCATCGGCTACGGCATCCGCCGCCTGATGGCCGAACGCGCTACGAGCGCCCGTCACGCCATCGACATCGCGATCGACCTCCTCGGGAAGTACGGCTACTTCTCTGAAGGCCGCACCTACACGGTCGCCGACAGCAAGGAAGCCTGGCAGATCGCCATTCATCAGGGCAACACCTGGGTCGCGCGCCGCGTGAAGGACAATGAGGTCGTCTATATTCCCAATAATTTCATGATGGATCGCGTCGACGCCACCGATACGGAAAACGTCATCGTGGCGCCCGGAATGATTGAGCGCGCGATCAAGAACGGCCGCTACAAGCCCGCCGTTCCCGGCGTCTACAACGACTTCAACTTCCGCGTGGCCGTGGCGCCCGCTGAGCGCCGCGCAGCGGGATACAACCTTTCGCGCAACAACCTTGCCTGGAAGAAGTTGATCGGTCAGGACATCACGGATCCGGAAAAGTTCCCGTACAGCACGACTCAGTCGAAGAAGATGGGCGTCGAAGAGGTCGAGGATCTCCTTCGCACGCATGAACCGCAGATTGGGGACGATCCGGGCTGGTACCACCACCAGGGCATCGGCCTCTGCCGCCCGACCACGCATGAGTCCGGCGTCTACGTGCTCGACAAGAACCCGCTTCTCATCACGGGCTACCGCACGATGGCGCGTCCCTGCGAAACGCCTTACGTACCCTTCTTCCCGCTCGCAGCGCCTGCAAAAGCGGCCGCCTTCATGAGCTGGGAGAAGGCAACGGCTGAGCACTTCAAGGGCACGCCTGAGCTCTTTAGTTTCAATCCCGACTGGCAGTCCTTCCGCTTCGTCGAACTCGCCAACATCGTCGACTACAACCGCGATGCCTTTAAGGACAACACGAAGTTCATAAACGGCCTCGAGAAGACCTGGATGAAGGATGCGGCCGCCGCGAAGGCGCAGGCTGCAGCGCTTCTTGGGTTCTCGGAAGAAAAGGCCCGCGCCTATCTCCATGCCTTCAATGCCGAAGCCTTCGACAAGGCCCAGTATGCGGTCGGAGAAGAAGCGAGAAAGCTCATGCCGCACGAAGTTGCGGTGCTTGCCGACACGATCAATCCGAAGTCCGAGAAGACGGTCGACGTGGTGCTCTATTCGGACGCGAAGCTTGACGCTTCGAAGATCGACCTCTCGCGCACGCATGCCGGCGTCGGCCGCTCCTCGATCGGCACCACGGGCGTTGTGAGCGCGCTCGCGAAGCCCGTGAAGCATGAAGTAAAGGACATGAACGGCGACGGAAAGAAAGACATGGTCCTCACCTTCAAGGCCAGCGAGATCGCTCAGAACATGATTCCGGGCGCCACCTACGACATCTGGCTCTACACGATGGACGGGAAGAAGCGCGTAGCGGGCTTCGACACCGCCCTCATTGAGCCCGACGGCTACAAGCCCGTGAAGGCGAAGAGCGAGACGCACGACCGCTGA
- a CDS encoding DoxX family protein, translated as MSRLFTSSALSTSFGLLFLRIALAGSLLTHGIAKIENFSSLSNSFPDPFETGHLTALLLAIFAEVVCSIFVLIGLWTRAALIPLICTFLTIAFVVLAGKDFGAREMPLLYLFGFVTLFFTGAGSFSLSGLTKAAAKKA; from the coding sequence ATGTCCCGCCTCTTCACCAGCTCCGCCCTTTCGACTTCCTTCGGCCTCCTTTTTCTCCGCATCGCCCTTGCAGGGAGCCTTCTCACGCACGGCATTGCCAAAATCGAGAATTTCTCTTCACTTTCCAACTCCTTCCCGGATCCCTTTGAGACGGGCCATCTGACGGCTCTGCTTCTTGCGATTTTCGCCGAAGTCGTCTGCTCGATCTTCGTCCTCATCGGTCTCTGGACGCGCGCCGCGCTCATTCCCCTCATCTGCACCTTCCTCACGATTGCCTTCGTGGTGCTTGCCGGAAAGGACTTCGGCGCGCGCGAAATGCCGCTTCTCTACCTCTTCGGCTTTGTGACGCTCTTCTTCACGGGCGCAGGCAGCTTCTCCCTCTCTGGACTGACCAAGGCAGCTGCTAAGAAGGCCTGA